A stretch of the Teredinibacter haidensis genome encodes the following:
- the hemC gene encoding hydroxymethylbilane synthase, producing MTQTLRIATRKSALALWQAEFVKVELLKRNPKIKVELVPMTSRGDKILDVPLAKVGGKGLFVKELEHALLEGEADIAVHSMKDVPMTFPDGLGLAVICEREDPRDALVSNKYLLLEDIPSRAIVGTSSLRRQSQLLALRPDLEVTFLRGNVNTRLAKLDAGEYDVIILAAAGLKRLEMHDRISSCIPPETILPAGGQGAVGIECRTNDQAVLDAIRPLHHLATAQAVLAERAMNRALEGGCQVPIGSYAIHRDGQLWLRGLVAEPNGSEIIHREITGETESGERMGEQLAEQLLAAGAGRILAGVYGK from the coding sequence GTGACCCAAACCCTTCGTATCGCAACCCGCAAAAGCGCACTGGCGCTGTGGCAGGCCGAGTTTGTTAAAGTAGAACTTCTCAAGCGCAACCCGAAAATAAAGGTTGAGCTGGTGCCCATGACCAGCCGTGGCGACAAAATACTGGATGTGCCCCTGGCAAAGGTCGGGGGCAAGGGCTTGTTTGTTAAGGAGCTAGAGCACGCGCTGCTGGAAGGAGAGGCGGATATTGCCGTTCACTCCATGAAAGATGTACCGATGACGTTTCCCGATGGCCTGGGGTTAGCGGTAATCTGTGAGCGGGAAGATCCACGCGATGCCCTGGTATCCAATAAATATCTATTACTGGAAGATATTCCCTCCAGAGCGATTGTCGGCACCTCCAGCCTGCGCCGCCAAAGCCAGCTATTGGCGTTGCGCCCGGACCTTGAAGTGACCTTTCTACGTGGCAACGTGAATACCCGTCTAGCAAAACTCGATGCCGGTGAGTACGACGTAATTATCCTCGCCGCTGCGGGATTAAAGCGCCTGGAGATGCACGACCGTATCAGTAGTTGTATTCCACCGGAAACCATACTGCCCGCCGGTGGGCAGGGCGCTGTGGGGATTGAGTGCCGCACGAATGACCAGGCTGTACTGGACGCGATTCGGCCCCTGCACCACTTGGCGACAGCGCAGGCGGTGCTGGCCGAACGGGCCATGAACCGAGCGCTTGAGGGTGGTTGTCAGGTGCCGATTGGCAGCTATGCGATTCATAGGGACGGGCAGCTGTGGTTGCGTGGCCTAGTGGCCGAGCCTAATGGTAGCGAAATTATCCATAGGGAAATCACCGGCGAAACCGAGTCTGGAGAGCGTATGGGTGAACAGTTGGCCGAGCAGCTACTGGCTGCCGGTGCCGGCCGCATTTTAGCGGGCGTTTATGGTAAATAA
- a CDS encoding LytR/AlgR family response regulator transcription factor yields MHVLIVDDEPLARQRLIRLVDRFDGYEVVGEAGNGVEAVAAVDAYDPDIVLLDVRMPGEDGLEAARKISEMPDPPAVIFCTAYDEYALEAFNTLAVGYLLKPVQQQQLIDALEKAQRLNKVQRNTIAAESAPEGQRQNIAAKTRKGVELIGIAGVRCFIADQKYVTIMHESGETLIDDTLKELEQEFPNQFLRVHRNALVAISEIEAMERASTGQFELRLKSTDYRPVVSRRHVASVRDMLSTL; encoded by the coding sequence ATGCACGTGTTAATTGTCGATGACGAGCCTTTGGCCCGCCAGCGCCTTATCCGTTTGGTCGACAGGTTCGACGGCTATGAAGTGGTTGGTGAAGCCGGAAATGGTGTGGAAGCGGTAGCGGCGGTCGATGCGTATGATCCAGATATTGTACTGCTGGACGTGCGAATGCCCGGCGAAGACGGTCTGGAAGCTGCGCGAAAAATTTCAGAAATGCCGGATCCTCCCGCCGTAATTTTTTGCACAGCCTATGACGAATATGCGCTGGAGGCGTTCAATACGCTGGCGGTTGGCTATTTGCTAAAGCCTGTGCAGCAGCAGCAGCTGATCGATGCGTTGGAGAAAGCGCAAAGACTGAACAAGGTGCAGCGCAACACCATAGCGGCGGAGTCGGCCCCGGAAGGGCAGCGCCAGAATATCGCAGCAAAAACCCGCAAAGGGGTGGAGCTGATTGGCATTGCCGGCGTGCGTTGTTTTATTGCCGATCAAAAATACGTCACGATTATGCACGAGTCGGGTGAGACGCTTATCGACGATACGCTGAAAGAGCTGGAGCAGGAATTCCCCAACCAATTTTTGCGTGTTCATCGCAACGCGCTTGTAGCTATCAGTGAAATCGAAGCGATGGAGCGGGCTAGCACTGGTCAGTTTGAGCTGCGTTTGAAATCGACCGACTACCGTCCCGTGGTGAGTCGTCGCCACGTGGCCAGTGTACGCGACATGTTATCGACACTTTAG
- a CDS encoding exodeoxyribonuclease III, producing MRVISLCVDGIHQAAQRGLFDWIDGQDADIICLQDIRALEYELDDPIFHPEGYFAYFFDSGIKHYNGVAIYSRHQPKALIYGLGFSSGVDMEGRYLQVDFERYSIGSLLAPSAFYEAESQEVKIKFFDDFQALLHKITRKRRHFIFCGNWGMAHTKKDVENWQDNINQSGFLAHEQQWMNQLFKQLGYADAFRLAVPEGGEYSWWPTGEIGLGDGWRTDYQAISNSLSKKVEYAALYKTRHFSSHLPLIVDYDIDDL from the coding sequence ATGAGAGTAATCAGTCTATGCGTTGATGGTATTCACCAGGCGGCGCAACGAGGTTTGTTTGACTGGATAGATGGGCAGGATGCAGACATTATCTGTTTGCAGGATATTCGTGCACTCGAATATGAGTTGGATGATCCTATTTTTCATCCTGAGGGTTATTTTGCCTACTTCTTTGACTCCGGTATCAAACACTACAACGGCGTGGCCATATACAGCCGCCACCAGCCAAAGGCGCTGATCTACGGTTTGGGGTTTTCCAGTGGCGTAGATATGGAAGGTCGCTACCTGCAGGTCGACTTTGAGCGCTATTCCATTGGCTCTCTTCTCGCGCCTTCTGCTTTTTACGAAGCGGAGTCGCAGGAAGTCAAAATTAAGTTCTTCGACGATTTTCAGGCCTTGCTGCATAAAATCACGCGCAAGCGTCGCCATTTTATCTTTTGCGGTAACTGGGGTATGGCCCACACTAAGAAAGATGTTGAGAATTGGCAGGACAATATTAATCAATCTGGCTTTCTTGCTCACGAGCAGCAGTGGATGAATCAGCTGTTCAAGCAGTTGGGTTATGCTGATGCTTTCCGTTTGGCAGTGCCCGAAGGGGGGGAGTACTCCTGGTGGCCTACCGGAGAAATTGGTCTTGGAGACGGTTGGCGAACCGATTATCAGGCGATTTCCAACTCGCTGTCGAAGAAGGTGGAGTATGCGGCGCTGTACAAAACCCGCCACTTTTCCAGCCATCTACCCTTAATTGTCGATTACGATATCGACGATTTATAG
- a CDS encoding SDR family NAD(P)-dependent oxidoreductase: MKKRLDNKWALVTGSARGIGQQIALGLAQLGCNVIVHGRAEGNTQKTQEMLKATGVEVKNVFGELDTEEGVAKIIAQVRAVAPQIDILYNNAAISCESTPVFEFSMDVWKKSFQVNVFALAQLCNAFGPGMKERNWGRIVNLSSGIADQPNLAPYSVTKAAVDKLTKDLAYEFKDTNVRVNCIDPGWIRTDLGGPDAWDSVESTLPGMLAPVIVADGGANGEYFRAQDFTLFD, encoded by the coding sequence ATGAAAAAAAGACTCGACAATAAATGGGCACTGGTAACAGGCTCGGCTCGCGGTATCGGCCAACAAATCGCATTGGGACTCGCGCAACTGGGTTGCAACGTTATCGTTCATGGCAGAGCCGAGGGAAACACCCAAAAAACACAGGAGATGCTTAAAGCAACCGGTGTTGAGGTTAAAAATGTCTTTGGTGAACTGGATACCGAAGAGGGTGTAGCGAAAATTATTGCGCAGGTGCGGGCAGTTGCTCCCCAGATCGACATACTCTACAACAACGCCGCCATTAGTTGCGAATCCACACCCGTATTTGAATTCAGCATGGACGTGTGGAAAAAATCTTTCCAGGTGAACGTATTTGCCCTGGCACAACTGTGCAATGCCTTTGGCCCAGGAATGAAAGAACGCAACTGGGGGCGCATTGTGAACCTGTCCTCCGGCATTGCCGACCAGCCCAACCTTGCACCCTATAGTGTTACCAAGGCGGCAGTGGACAAGCTCACTAAAGATCTAGCCTATGAATTCAAAGATACCAACGTGCGGGTAAACTGCATTGACCCGGGATGGATCCGCACAGACCTCGGTGGACCAGACGCTTGGGATTCTGTCGAATCTACATTGCCTGGTATGCTCGCCCCGGTCATCGTTGCCGATGGCGGCGCAAACGGCGAATATTTCAGGGCGCAGGACTTTACCCTATTTGACTGA
- the pyrE gene encoding orotate phosphoribosyltransferase has translation MKPYQQDFIEMAIASNALKFGEFTLKSGRKSPYFFNAGCFHGGAHIARLGRAYAQAIVDAGLEFDMLFGPAYKGIPLAAATAIALADNHHRDLPWCYNRKEVKDHGEGGTMVGAPLQGRVAVIDDVITAGTAVREVLSIIEQAKAQPAAIVIGLNREERGQGELSAIQELQQSTGVPVISIISLSDIMSYLETRGDATTLEHIIHYRNQYGV, from the coding sequence ATGAAGCCCTACCAACAAGATTTTATTGAAATGGCCATTGCCAGTAATGCCCTGAAATTTGGTGAATTTACGCTCAAATCAGGTAGAAAGAGCCCTTATTTTTTCAACGCAGGCTGTTTCCATGGAGGCGCCCATATCGCCCGCCTAGGAAGAGCCTATGCGCAAGCGATAGTGGATGCCGGTCTCGAGTTCGATATGCTTTTTGGGCCAGCCTACAAAGGTATTCCGCTTGCCGCCGCTACAGCTATAGCCCTCGCAGATAATCACCATCGCGACCTGCCCTGGTGCTACAACCGCAAAGAAGTGAAAGATCATGGTGAGGGCGGCACGATGGTCGGCGCGCCCTTACAGGGACGCGTTGCCGTAATTGATGATGTGATCACAGCAGGCACCGCCGTTAGGGAGGTATTGTCCATTATCGAACAGGCCAAGGCTCAGCCTGCAGCTATCGTTATTGGGCTTAACCGCGAAGAGCGGGGACAGGGCGAACTATCCGCCATTCAGGAACTCCAACAATCAACAGGCGTTCCGGTGATCAGTATCATCAGTCTAAGCGATATTATGAGTTACCTCGAAACCAGAGGTGACGCCACAACACTTGAGCACATCATCCACTATCGCAACCAATACGGTGTTTAA
- a CDS encoding uroporphyrinogen-III synthase yields MVNKGRLRVIATRPREQNTGWCQQLEQEGFTTLSLPMLEIRAVSDSQRQQAIKQRILNFDQYSAAIFVSQNAVQHACNWLHDYWPQMPVGVQYFAIGSKTAALLRELLQLGVNDVQLASTTMNSEELLQHPQLQRLDSEKILICRGLGGRGLLAQALRSRGATVDYCELYQRALPSGVIEQLKAEHFSPANDVLTVFSGETLTNTLFAMEQSQGPELSGVIRQMPVVVPGERVAQQAQNLGFERIIVSPNASEQSMLSSLIHEFSEKLL; encoded by the coding sequence ATGGTAAATAAGGGGCGCTTGCGCGTTATCGCCACCCGGCCGAGAGAGCAGAACACCGGCTGGTGCCAGCAACTGGAGCAAGAGGGTTTTACTACGCTCAGCCTGCCCATGCTGGAGATTCGGGCCGTTTCAGATTCGCAGCGACAGCAGGCGATCAAGCAGCGCATACTGAACTTTGATCAGTACAGTGCGGCCATTTTCGTCAGCCAAAATGCGGTGCAGCACGCCTGCAACTGGCTGCACGACTACTGGCCGCAAATGCCCGTAGGTGTCCAATACTTTGCCATAGGCAGTAAAACCGCCGCATTGCTTCGCGAACTGTTGCAACTGGGGGTGAACGATGTGCAATTGGCATCAACGACGATGAACAGCGAAGAATTGTTGCAGCATCCACAGTTACAGCGGCTGGACAGCGAGAAAATACTGATCTGCCGAGGTTTGGGTGGCCGGGGCCTGTTGGCGCAGGCATTGCGCAGCCGGGGTGCTACAGTTGACTATTGCGAACTGTACCAGCGTGCACTTCCCAGCGGAGTAATAGAACAGCTTAAAGCAGAACATTTTTCGCCAGCTAACGATGTGCTAACTGTTTTTAGCGGTGAAACCTTAACGAACACCTTGTTTGCCATGGAGCAGTCGCAAGGGCCGGAACTATCTGGCGTGATAAGACAAATGCCGGTTGTTGTACCGGGTGAGAGAGTTGCGCAACAGGCGCAAAATCTGGGTTTTGAGCGCATAATTGTATCGCCCAACGCCTCTGAGCAGAGCATGCTAAGCAGCCTGATCCACGAGTTTTCTGAGAAGCTTTTATGA
- a CDS encoding alpha/beta hydrolase: protein MTELTFVKNVALLLVLAYVGIGAALFVFQRSFIYFPTRAVSLAGVENVEISHDNYHLQGHVVNDGKRELVIYFGGNAEQIAYSLQGLSPYLRHKTLVGFHYRSYSGSEGEPSEKTIFADALYIYDQLAVKYDKVALIGRSLGSGVASYIASQRKIDKLVLVTPYDSIEALAARTYWFYPIKWMITEKYDSASRAGHISCDTLMMIAAEDTIIPMANSEKLYHQFPRGVATLIKIEGAGHNSISNIPQYLSAISEFLEEQGAESGNSVPGI, encoded by the coding sequence TTGACTGAGTTGACGTTTGTTAAAAATGTAGCGCTGCTACTGGTTCTCGCCTATGTGGGAATTGGGGCAGCGCTTTTTGTTTTTCAGCGCAGCTTTATTTATTTCCCCACACGAGCGGTATCGCTAGCGGGCGTGGAAAATGTGGAGATAAGCCATGACAATTACCACCTACAGGGGCATGTTGTAAACGATGGTAAGCGTGAACTTGTCATATATTTTGGCGGCAACGCGGAGCAAATAGCGTATAGCCTGCAAGGCCTCTCCCCTTACTTGCGACACAAAACACTCGTGGGCTTCCACTACCGTAGCTACAGCGGTAGCGAAGGCGAGCCAAGCGAAAAAACGATCTTTGCCGATGCGCTATATATATACGATCAGTTGGCCGTAAAATACGATAAAGTTGCGTTGATCGGGCGCAGCCTCGGAAGCGGAGTAGCCAGCTATATTGCCAGTCAGCGCAAAATCGACAAACTGGTATTGGTTACACCCTACGACAGTATTGAAGCACTGGCGGCGCGAACCTATTGGTTTTACCCCATAAAATGGATGATAACGGAAAAATACGATTCAGCTAGCCGCGCCGGGCACATAAGCTGCGACACGCTAATGATGATTGCCGCAGAAGATACCATCATCCCAATGGCCAATAGTGAAAAGCTCTACCATCAATTCCCGCGCGGTGTTGCAACACTAATAAAAATTGAAGGCGCGGGGCACAACTCGATAAGTAATATACCGCAGTACCTAAGTGCAATAAGCGAATTTTTAGAGGAACAAGGTGCTGAAAGTGGCAATAGCGTACCCGGAATATAA
- the argH gene encoding argininosuccinate lyase, producing the protein MSQEDNPVKPWGGRFSEATDAFVERFTASVDFDQRLYHHDINGSIAHATMLTSVGVLTGEEKTAIIDGLESIRRDIEQGKFTWSVSLEDVHMNIEAELTKRIGITGKKLHTGRSRNDQVATDIRLYLRDEIDNIAKELTRLQQGLLTIAEREANTIMPGFTHLQTAQPVTFGHHLLAWYEMLGRDYDRLKDCRKRLNQSPLGAAALAGTTYPIDRHQTAELLGFSQPTRNSLDSVSDRDFAIEFTSFAALLMTHLSRASEELVLWTSSQFNFIDLPDRFCTGSSIMPQKKNPDVPELVRGKTGRVNGHLICLLTLMKSQPLAYNKDNQEDKEPLFDAIDTVKDCLRAFADMVPALQANKESMYESAKRGFSTATDLADYLVRRGIPFRDSHEIVGKSVAYGIEQGKDLSEMSLQELQEFSSEIEQDVFDVLTLEGSVAARNHIGGTAPEQVLKAVAVAKDELQNRA; encoded by the coding sequence ATGAGCCAAGAAGACAACCCTGTAAAACCCTGGGGTGGCCGTTTCAGCGAAGCCACCGACGCTTTTGTGGAAAGGTTCACCGCCTCTGTGGATTTCGATCAGCGCCTATATCACCACGATATTAACGGCTCTATTGCCCACGCGACCATGCTTACTTCTGTCGGAGTATTAACCGGTGAAGAGAAAACAGCCATTATCGATGGCCTGGAATCGATTCGCCGCGATATTGAGCAGGGCAAGTTTACCTGGTCTGTATCACTGGAAGATGTTCATATGAACATCGAGGCCGAGCTAACCAAACGCATTGGTATTACTGGCAAGAAGCTGCACACTGGCCGTTCCCGCAACGATCAGGTCGCCACCGATATCCGCCTCTACCTGCGCGATGAGATTGACAATATCGCCAAAGAGCTGACCCGACTGCAGCAGGGTTTGTTAACCATTGCAGAGCGCGAAGCGAATACCATTATGCCGGGCTTCACTCACCTGCAAACCGCGCAGCCAGTTACTTTTGGTCATCACCTGTTAGCCTGGTACGAAATGCTTGGCCGCGACTATGATCGCCTGAAGGACTGCCGCAAGCGTCTAAATCAATCCCCACTCGGCGCCGCTGCCCTGGCAGGAACAACCTATCCCATAGACCGCCACCAGACGGCCGAGCTGCTGGGTTTTAGCCAACCAACACGCAACTCTCTGGATTCTGTCAGCGATCGTGATTTCGCCATTGAATTTACGTCTTTCGCCGCACTGCTGATGACTCACTTGTCCCGCGCAAGCGAAGAGTTGGTACTGTGGACATCGTCGCAATTTAATTTTATCGATCTGCCCGACCGTTTCTGTACTGGCTCGTCCATTATGCCGCAGAAGAAAAACCCGGATGTGCCGGAACTGGTGCGCGGTAAAACCGGCCGCGTAAACGGACACCTGATCTGCCTGTTAACCCTGATGAAATCTCAGCCGCTAGCCTACAACAAGGACAACCAGGAAGATAAAGAACCCTTGTTCGATGCCATCGATACGGTTAAGGACTGCCTGCGCGCGTTCGCCGATATGGTTCCGGCGCTGCAAGCGAACAAGGAGAGCATGTACGAATCTGCAAAACGCGGCTTTTCTACGGCAACGGATCTAGCAGACTATTTGGTACGCAGGGGCATTCCCTTTCGGGACTCCCACGAGATTGTGGGTAAATCGGTGGCCTACGGTATTGAGCAAGGTAAAGATTTATCCGAAATGTCGCTACAGGAACTACAAGAATTTTCCAGCGAAATTGAGCAGGATGTATTCGATGTACTGACACTGGAAGGATCTGTCGCCGCGCGTAACCATATAGGAGGCACGGCACCGGAGCAGGTACTAAAGGCCGTTGCCGTAGCGAAGGACGAGCTGCAGAACCGGGCTTAA
- a CDS encoding heme biosynthesis HemY N-terminal domain-containing protein, giving the protein MKRLLFLGALSLLFLLAGPILVEMIRKDSGYILISVGSTTIEMSFWLAAFPAGLLFTWWLYRFVVHILQYFGFSLRIFSNRRNRQVLIKTQRGLIHFIEGNWKAAKKDLLSVAKRSDQPLVHYLAAARSAYEMGDKEESHRLLTLAKENAPEQALVVLLTQARIQLAEKQYEPCAEALELASESSPLHPTVLDLQGKLYIAQQRWQELVELLPKLKYSKQYSDELLHKMEVQAYVGLLAENNHTESITESSQKAAAVWQSVPRSLRHSPELIAQYAKLLLHAEQQDKAEQLVRQALNKNWDPSLAAIYGTIKTVKPAEQLVHVERWLHQHEDEAQVHLAAARMSMVNELWGKARGYYERSLQLQECPQAYAELAALASQLGDHQKSAALYQKGLLLTTQ; this is encoded by the coding sequence ATGAAACGGCTGCTTTTCTTAGGGGCGCTTAGCTTACTGTTTTTATTGGCCGGGCCAATATTGGTTGAAATGATTCGCAAAGATTCCGGCTATATTCTTATCAGTGTTGGCAGCACAACCATAGAGATGAGCTTTTGGTTGGCGGCCTTCCCTGCAGGCCTGTTGTTTACCTGGTGGCTGTACCGATTTGTTGTTCATATTCTCCAGTATTTTGGCTTTAGTCTTCGAATTTTCTCCAATCGAAGAAACCGGCAGGTTCTGATTAAAACCCAGCGGGGCCTTATTCATTTTATAGAAGGTAACTGGAAGGCAGCAAAGAAAGATCTGCTCAGTGTAGCCAAGCGCAGCGATCAGCCCCTGGTACATTATTTGGCGGCCGCACGAAGCGCATATGAAATGGGTGACAAGGAAGAAAGTCATCGGCTTTTAACCCTGGCAAAAGAAAACGCACCGGAACAGGCCTTGGTTGTGCTGCTCACGCAGGCACGTATTCAGCTTGCGGAAAAACAATATGAGCCGTGCGCAGAGGCCTTAGAGCTTGCCAGCGAAAGCTCACCCTTGCACCCTACCGTTCTGGACCTACAGGGCAAGCTCTATATTGCGCAGCAGCGATGGCAAGAATTGGTAGAGCTATTGCCGAAGCTAAAATATTCAAAGCAATACAGCGATGAGCTTTTGCACAAAATGGAAGTACAAGCCTATGTGGGCTTGCTGGCAGAAAACAATCACACCGAGAGTATTACAGAATCTTCCCAAAAGGCGGCTGCGGTCTGGCAGAGCGTACCGCGTTCGCTGCGTCATTCACCTGAACTTATCGCGCAATATGCCAAACTGCTGCTCCACGCAGAGCAGCAGGATAAGGCCGAACAGTTGGTTCGCCAGGCACTGAATAAAAACTGGGATCCATCTTTAGCGGCTATTTACGGTACCATCAAAACGGTCAAACCAGCTGAACAGCTCGTCCATGTTGAGCGTTGGTTGCACCAGCACGAAGATGAAGCGCAGGTACATTTGGCCGCCGCAAGAATGTCCATGGTTAATGAATTGTGGGGCAAGGCGCGAGGCTATTACGAGCGCAGCTTGCAGTTACAGGAATGTCCCCAGGCTTATGCAGAGCTTGCAGCCCTGGCTTCTCAGTTGGGCGACCACCAGAAGAGTGCCGCTCTGTATCAAAAAGGTTTATTGCTCACAACGCAGTAA
- a CDS encoding uroporphyrinogen-III C-methyltransferase encodes MTEDKKPADGLESAEESAEEKTLTSETASAVIEHDNSESETSQEKVEEDIVQPVKAAKPKRRFPWVFLLLLILILPTIAAVAFLGWRGYEYIKADQQKAGQFSVLEAQLQQQQSQLSRLSQLQEKITADAKQQIQGASERIQVLEQRVVAQNRRLLAMSTVTREDWLLAEAEYLLKLANQRILIEHSAAGAEALLAEADLILRDLADPDLYPLRKAVNNDLAALRLTQTIDVEGIYLSIYGLVEQLHALPLQPTRQELMKSVGEKAVAEAPEAGEQGWLAKLGNSFRAFVRALGKYVRVRDHSVEAKALLAPETAEYLQHNIRLILERAQLALLREQPKIYRQSLEQADDYINRFFPESSASIAFRKQLQLLAERNIVSNLPDITGSLELLHSYVEDLHSLKGAAKAAGSEQK; translated from the coding sequence ATGACTGAAGATAAAAAACCAGCCGACGGTTTGGAATCGGCGGAAGAGTCAGCGGAAGAAAAAACGCTTACTTCTGAAACAGCCAGTGCCGTAATCGAACACGACAATAGCGAGAGCGAAACATCCCAGGAAAAGGTTGAAGAAGACATCGTTCAGCCGGTTAAAGCCGCCAAGCCAAAAAGGCGGTTTCCCTGGGTGTTTTTGTTGCTGCTTATTCTAATTCTGCCAACCATTGCCGCCGTTGCCTTTTTGGGCTGGCGTGGTTACGAGTATATAAAAGCCGATCAGCAAAAGGCCGGCCAGTTTTCTGTACTGGAAGCCCAGCTACAGCAGCAGCAAAGTCAGCTGTCCAGGCTCAGCCAGTTGCAGGAAAAAATAACGGCCGATGCAAAGCAGCAAATACAAGGCGCGAGTGAACGCATTCAGGTACTAGAGCAGAGAGTAGTGGCGCAAAACCGCCGCCTGCTAGCAATGTCGACCGTAACGCGCGAAGACTGGCTACTGGCGGAAGCCGAATACCTCCTAAAGCTGGCCAACCAACGCATTTTAATCGAACACAGTGCCGCCGGTGCCGAAGCCCTGCTGGCAGAGGCCGATTTGATACTGCGCGATCTTGCCGACCCCGACCTCTATCCACTGCGCAAAGCCGTCAATAATGATCTGGCGGCCTTGCGCCTGACGCAGACAATCGATGTAGAAGGCATTTACCTCTCCATTTATGGTCTGGTCGAGCAGCTGCATGCTCTGCCGTTGCAACCGACTCGCCAGGAACTGATGAAAAGCGTGGGTGAAAAGGCCGTAGCGGAAGCGCCGGAAGCGGGCGAGCAGGGTTGGCTGGCCAAGCTGGGTAATAGCTTCAGAGCGTTTGTTCGTGCGCTGGGTAAATATGTTCGTGTGCGAGACCACAGCGTAGAAGCGAAAGCCCTGTTAGCACCGGAAACGGCCGAATATCTTCAGCACAATATTCGTTTGATTTTGGAGCGTGCTCAGCTGGCGCTATTGCGCGAACAGCCGAAAATTTATCGCCAAAGCCTGGAGCAGGCGGACGACTACATAAACCGATTCTTCCCAGAATCCAGTGCCTCAATCGCCTTTCGTAAGCAGCTGCAACTGCTGGCCGAAAGAAATATCGTCAGCAATTTGCCCGATATTACCGGCTCGCTGGAATTGTTACACAGCTACGTTGAAGATTTGCATAGCTTAAAAGGTGCGGCAAAAGCGGCGGGGAGCGAGCAGAAATGA
- a CDS encoding sensor histidine kinase, protein MTNKLSQPSVAVDDGDFLPDLCGPQPVLALILVSELLVGSTVVAAYGLDKFDWSVFGLVSVLAQWVVLSSAGSLCLLRPVLKRFHPVAAGLSSYGLVLFYTLAFSLLMHWISSGSLIGVGQLLIGNLMVAAVLAGIGLRYLYLQQQLRNQQKAEMQSRLQALQSRIRPHFLFNSMNTIASLIAVDQETAERVVVELSQLFRASLGEPGLIPLQKEIDLCRYYMDIEQMRLGDRMTAYWRCQTEQGEALAPEDERLEFVQIPSFMLQPLVENAIYHGIQPLPEGGTITIELTLGATFLEVTICNPVAGVDDKTADLDKANANGNGIALDNIRHRLMAYYGTAASLKVVRGSKEHKVKLRYPLTIERNA, encoded by the coding sequence GTGACAAATAAACTATCTCAACCCAGTGTAGCCGTAGACGATGGAGACTTTTTACCGGATCTATGTGGTCCGCAGCCGGTACTGGCGTTAATTCTTGTCAGTGAGCTCCTTGTCGGCTCCACGGTGGTGGCGGCCTATGGTTTGGATAAGTTCGATTGGTCGGTTTTTGGTCTGGTTTCCGTCCTGGCGCAGTGGGTTGTATTGAGTTCTGCGGGCAGCCTGTGCCTGTTGCGCCCGGTACTTAAGCGTTTTCACCCTGTCGCCGCAGGCCTAAGCAGTTACGGATTGGTATTGTTCTACACCCTGGCGTTTTCACTGCTAATGCACTGGATCAGCAGTGGTTCACTGATCGGAGTTGGTCAGCTGCTGATTGGAAATTTAATGGTTGCCGCCGTGCTGGCGGGTATCGGGTTGCGCTATTTGTACCTGCAACAGCAATTGCGCAATCAGCAAAAAGCCGAAATGCAATCCCGTTTGCAGGCATTGCAGTCACGCATACGCCCGCATTTTCTGTTTAACAGTATGAACACCATCGCCAGCCTGATTGCCGTCGATCAGGAAACCGCAGAGCGCGTGGTGGTGGAGCTGTCCCAGCTCTTCCGTGCCAGCCTGGGGGAGCCGGGTTTGATACCCCTGCAAAAAGAAATTGATCTCTGTCGATATTATATGGACATTGAACAGATGCGGCTGGGGGATCGTATGACGGCGTACTGGCGCTGTCAGACCGAGCAGGGAGAGGCGCTCGCGCCGGAAGACGAGCGTTTGGAATTCGTGCAAATTCCCAGCTTTATGTTGCAACCTTTGGTTGAAAATGCGATCTACCATGGGATTCAACCCCTGCCGGAAGGTGGCACCATTACGATTGAGTTAACCCTGGGTGCAACGTTTTTAGAGGTTACCATCTGCAATCCTGTTGCGGGTGTTGATGATAAGACCGCCGATCTGGATAAAGCCAACGCCAATGGTAACGGAATAGCGCTGGATAATATCCGTCACCGCCTAATGGCGTACTACGGAACCGCGGCCTCGTTAAAAGTAGTGAGAGGCAGCAAAGAACATAAAGTGAAGCTTCGCTATCCTTTGACCATTGAAAGAAATGCCTGA